A genomic segment from Arcobacter sp. CECT 8986 encodes:
- a CDS encoding NADPH-dependent FMN reductase: MAKIGILVASAVSNIKLGRKLEELAHELGHEVEFIDLVALNLPLYSTVEEERNGLPSEALDLANKILDLKAFIVVAPEYNGVMPPVLNNAMAWTSRSTKDWRDAFNEKILALATHSGGGGAKGLQAMRIMFQHLGANILAREILTSYDKPLNEDTAKNIIEQLAKLS; encoded by the coding sequence ATGGCGAAAATTGGAATTTTAGTAGCTAGTGCTGTAAGTAATATAAAATTAGGTAGAAAATTAGAAGAATTAGCACATGAATTAGGACATGAAGTAGAGTTTATTGATTTAGTTGCTTTAAACTTACCTTTATACTCAACAGTTGAAGAAGAGAGAAATGGTTTACCTTCTGAAGCTTTAGACTTAGCAAATAAAATCCTTGATTTAAAAGCATTTATTGTTGTTGCACCTGAATACAATGGAGTTATGCCTCCTGTATTAAATAATGCAATGGCATGGACTTCAAGAAGTACAAAAGATTGGAGAGATGCATTTAATGAAAAAATTCTAGCACTTGCAACACACAGTGGTGGTGGTGGAGCAAAAGGGCTTCAAGCTATGAGAATTATGTTCCAACACTTAGGAGCAAATATTTTAGCAAGAGAGATTTTAACTTCTTATGACAAACCACTAAACGAAGATACAGCAAAAAATATAATTGAACAATTAGCTAAATTATCTTAA
- a CDS encoding acetyl-CoA carboxylase biotin carboxylase subunit has translation MGKISKVLIANRGEIALRIIRACKELDITSVAIFSEVDVEGVWVRKADECYPIMGDVMKAYLDYDVIISIAKKANCDAIHPGYGFLSENADFAKACEDNGIIFIGPKPEHIALFGDKMASKVAMKEVGVPVLEGTDEPIDNVNEAQKIAEDIGFPVIIKAAFGGGGRGMRIVRNKKEFKEMFESATNESIKYFGRGEVFIEKFVENPRHIEVQVIADKFGNVLHLGERDCSIQRRHQKVVEIAPSPRLNPSARKELYRIATKAMFKLGYESVGTVEFLLDADDNIYFIEMNTRVQVEHPVTEITSGVDIIQRMIQIAEGDKLQMLQEDIKFRGYAIEFRINAENPQKNFMPSVGTITKYLTPGGPGVRLDTAIYSGYKVPANYDSMVGKLIVWSLDWEGAVKKARRALDEFYIEGFPTNISLHREIVRDEDFKNGKFTTSYLDEKLETFTLSGEQHIKEEEEKVARIVSFISKLKEKNIKTKQ, from the coding sequence ATGGGAAAAATATCAAAAGTTTTAATAGCAAATAGAGGAGAAATTGCACTAAGAATTATAAGAGCATGTAAAGAATTAGATATTACTAGTGTTGCAATTTTTTCAGAAGTGGATGTTGAAGGTGTTTGGGTTAGAAAAGCAGATGAATGCTATCCAATTATGGGTGATGTTATGAAAGCATATTTAGATTATGATGTAATCATTTCTATTGCAAAAAAAGCAAATTGTGATGCAATTCACCCTGGATATGGATTTTTAAGTGAAAATGCAGATTTTGCTAAAGCTTGTGAAGATAATGGAATAATCTTCATAGGACCAAAACCAGAACATATTGCACTATTTGGTGATAAAATGGCATCAAAAGTTGCTATGAAAGAAGTGGGTGTTCCTGTACTGGAAGGGACAGATGAACCAATTGATAATGTAAATGAAGCACAAAAAATAGCAGAAGACATTGGATTTCCTGTAATTATCAAAGCTGCCTTTGGTGGTGGAGGTAGAGGAATGAGAATTGTAAGAAATAAAAAAGAATTCAAAGAGATGTTTGAGAGTGCAACAAATGAATCAATCAAATATTTTGGTAGAGGTGAAGTTTTTATTGAAAAATTCGTTGAAAATCCAAGACATATTGAAGTTCAAGTTATTGCAGATAAATTTGGAAATGTTTTACATTTAGGTGAAAGAGATTGTTCTATTCAAAGAAGACATCAAAAAGTAGTAGAAATTGCACCATCTCCTAGATTAAATCCATCTGCCAGAAAAGAACTTTATAGAATTGCAACAAAAGCAATGTTCAAACTTGGATATGAAAGTGTTGGTACAGTTGAGTTCTTACTTGATGCTGATGATAATATATATTTTATAGAAATGAATACGAGAGTTCAAGTAGAACACCCAGTTACAGAGATAACTTCTGGTGTAGATATTATTCAAAGAATGATTCAAATAGCAGAGGGTGATAAACTTCAAATGTTACAAGAAGATATAAAATTTAGAGGTTATGCAATAGAATTTAGAATAAATGCAGAGAATCCTCAAAAGAACTTTATGCCATCTGTTGGTACAATAACAAAATATTTAACTCCAGGTGGTCCTGGTGTAAGACTTGATACTGCAATTTATTCAGGATATAAAGTTCCTGCAAACTATGATTCTATGGTTGGTAAGTTGATTGTATGGTCTTTAGACTGGGAAGGTGCTGTTAAAAAAGCAAGAAGAGCACTTGATGAGTTTTATATTGAAGGTTTTCCTACAAATATCTCTTTACATAGAGAAATTGTACGAGATGAAGATTTTAAAAATGGAAAATTTACGACAAGTTATTTAGATGAAAAACTAGAGACTTTTACTTTAAGTGGTGAACAACATATTAAAGAAGAAGAGGAAAAAGTTGCTAGAATTGTATCTTTTATTTCAAAATTAAAAGAGAAAAATATAAAAACGAAACAATAA
- a CDS encoding FIST signal transduction protein, with the protein MSINIKYYSSLDTFVKDCKEDNNKYLLLVSQQCKFYISLLRNSKIQAYGAVFPEIIFEGESYANGLLAYKLDKDENIFIQKDISNLTLTQNDFEGVKSVITFVDALSSHKHTYLDNLFELLPVDTQVMGGGSGELPYNRKEVIFSNEGIFKDAAIILCKKQNLKVGIEHGWKVLKDGLIATMSKENSLTQIDYENALNVYKDIIKEDLKEDVTNISSHLLKYPIGLVKYGNKVRVREVISVDEKNGFKLGLPIPQNSVICVLKGKKDNLIKAAYNATKKAVDGCNNNQNLVFLFECINRRLFLKDKYNSELEIIRRTIDNRPLIGALTLGEILKEDNISLNFYNKTCIAGAVC; encoded by the coding sequence ATGAGTATCAATATTAAATATTATTCTAGTTTAGATACTTTTGTAAAAGATTGTAAAGAAGATAACAACAAATATTTATTATTAGTATCTCAACAATGCAAATTTTATATCTCATTATTGAGAAATTCAAAAATCCAAGCTTACGGAGCAGTTTTCCCTGAAATCATATTTGAAGGTGAGAGTTATGCAAATGGCTTATTAGCTTACAAATTAGATAAAGATGAAAATATCTTTATTCAAAAAGATATATCTAATCTTACTTTGACTCAAAATGATTTTGAAGGAGTAAAATCTGTTATTACTTTTGTTGATGCGTTAAGTTCTCATAAGCATACTTATTTAGATAATCTGTTTGAGTTATTGCCTGTTGATACTCAAGTTATGGGTGGAGGTTCTGGTGAACTTCCATACAATAGAAAAGAAGTAATATTTTCAAATGAAGGTATTTTTAAAGATGCTGCAATAATTTTATGTAAAAAGCAAAATCTTAAAGTTGGTATTGAACATGGATGGAAAGTACTAAAAGATGGACTTATTGCAACAATGAGCAAAGAAAATAGTTTAACTCAGATTGATTATGAAAATGCTTTAAATGTATATAAAGATATAATAAAAGAGGATTTAAAAGAGGATGTGACTAATATATCTTCACACTTATTAAAATACCCAATTGGTTTAGTTAAATATGGAAATAAAGTACGTGTTAGAGAAGTTATAAGTGTTGATGAAAAAAATGGTTTTAAACTTGGATTACCAATTCCTCAAAACTCTGTAATTTGTGTACTAAAAGGAAAAAAAGACAATCTAATAAAAGCTGCTTATAATGCAACAAAAAAAGCAGTTGATGGGTGTAATAATAACCAAAATTTAGTATTTTTATTTGAGTGCATAAATAGAAGATTATTTCTAAAAGATAAGTATAATAGTGAATTAGAAATAATAAGAAGAACGATAGACAATAGACCTTTAATAGGTGCATTAACTTTAGGTGAAATATTAAAAGAAGATAATATTAGTCTAAATTTTTATAATAAAACTTGTATAGCAGGTGCAGTATGTTAG
- a CDS encoding sensor histidine kinase translates to MNSLTSFLGILLFKKIFFIYIIFAFIITGLEINSKYNLTKDNLIREFSIIEKTSSKELSRGVFNFDRTRVSNIVNEIVNTNNIVGVSIKLLDNEVVYQKGLLSTKEKSFKSSSFDVKNKVLYDDELNSYNYFLQSNSKKIAKVSLYYEKNIVFNLIKNDLIIIGVATLAKFIVLFFLFIYFIYHIITSPLKKIIEATRQMDNKNKAYVNLDNTKDYTELNELADSFNYMSKRIFEEFTKVSKLNAKLKKQKTDLVEANEYKNFFLANISHELKTPLNPIVLISSVMLKNKNSEFSDKTIEDLKIINKSSKELKILIDDILDLTKIEAGDITLNYENVNIKELFISLTNIFKQSAQKKSLDYEISLNLKDDYQILDARRFNQICRNLINNAIKFTNEGFVKVELIETQTQLKVNVIDSGIGIKKENIKKIFTSFKQLDASTTRKYGGTGLGLAISKELAKLHDGDILVESVENEGSCFSFIFDKKDKSNISCVLKKQKKDDVKNKENLQINSSDKKENYCNINTIIINNDPLLFFKLGVFLKKDEEIKLTQLDTLIKAEELIKKDTSSKYILIIEVMPQNKEYLEKLKSNYSISLIGIGQSSDDVYDYIMNKPIENENLLTFIKKNS, encoded by the coding sequence ATGAACTCGCTGACAAGTTTTTTGGGAATATTATTATTTAAAAAAATATTTTTTATATATATTATTTTTGCTTTTATTATCACAGGTTTAGAGATAAACTCAAAATATAATTTGACAAAAGATAATCTAATTAGAGAGTTTTCAATAATTGAAAAGACTTCTTCAAAAGAGCTATCAAGAGGTGTTTTTAATTTTGATAGAACAAGAGTATCGAATATTGTAAATGAAATAGTAAATACAAATAATATAGTTGGAGTATCTATAAAACTTTTAGATAATGAAGTTGTATATCAAAAAGGATTATTATCAACAAAAGAAAAATCTTTTAAATCTTCATCTTTTGATGTGAAAAATAAAGTATTGTATGATGATGAATTGAACTCATATAACTATTTTTTGCAATCAAATAGTAAAAAAATTGCCAAAGTATCTTTATACTATGAAAAAAATATTGTTTTTAATCTTATCAAAAATGATTTAATAATAATAGGTGTTGCAACACTTGCAAAATTTATTGTGTTATTTTTCTTATTTATATATTTTATTTATCATATTATTACTTCACCTTTGAAAAAAATAATTGAAGCAACAAGACAGATGGATAACAAAAACAAGGCTTATGTTAATTTAGACAATACAAAAGATTATACAGAACTAAATGAATTAGCCGATAGTTTTAACTATATGTCAAAAAGAATATTTGAAGAGTTTACTAAAGTTAGTAAACTAAATGCAAAACTAAAAAAACAAAAAACTGATTTAGTAGAAGCAAATGAATACAAAAACTTTTTTTTAGCAAATATTAGTCATGAATTAAAAACACCACTTAATCCAATAGTTTTGATATCTTCTGTGATGTTAAAAAACAAAAACTCAGAATTTAGTGATAAAACAATTGAAGATTTAAAAATTATAAATAAATCATCAAAAGAGTTAAAAATACTTATTGATGATATTTTGGATTTAACTAAAATTGAAGCTGGAGATATTACTTTAAATTATGAGAATGTAAATATAAAAGAACTTTTTATCTCTTTAACTAATATTTTTAAACAATCAGCACAAAAAAAGAGTTTGGATTATGAAATAAGTCTAAACCTAAAAGATGATTATCAGATTTTAGATGCACGACGATTTAATCAAATATGTAGAAACTTGATAAATAATGCAATCAAATTCACAAATGAAGGCTTTGTTAAAGTAGAACTAATCGAAACACAAACACAATTAAAAGTAAATGTTATTGATTCTGGAATAGGAATAAAAAAAGAAAATATTAAAAAGATATTTACAAGTTTTAAACAACTAGATGCCTCAACAACTAGAAAATATGGTGGAACAGGATTAGGTCTTGCAATCTCTAAAGAATTAGCAAAATTACATGATGGTGATATTTTAGTAGAGAGTGTGGAAAATGAGGGAAGTTGCTTTAGTTTTATTTTTGATAAAAAAGATAAAAGCAATATTAGTTGTGTATTAAAAAAGCAAAAAAAAGATGATGTCAAAAATAAAGAAAATTTACAGATAAATAGTTCAGATAAAAAGGAAAATTATTGTAATATAAATACTATTATTATAAATAATGACCCATTGCTATTTTTTAAATTAGGTGTATTTCTAAAAAAAGATGAAGAGATAAAGTTAACTCAACTTGATACTTTGATAAAAGCAGAAGAGTTGATAAAAAAAGATACTTCAAGTAAATATATTTTGATTATAGAAGTAATGCCACAAAATAAAGAGTATTTAGAAAAGTTAAAATCTAATTATAGTATTAGCTTAATAGGAATAGGGCAAAGTAGTGATGATGTTTATGATTATATTATGAATAAACCAATTGAAAATGAGAATTTATTAACATTTATAAAAAAGAATTCATAA
- a CDS encoding carbonic anhydrase encodes MGFEQLIQGNLTFKNSRFKDYKDDFNTLVEKGQNPDVLFIGCSDSRVVPDLIMDSKPGDMFILRNVGNFVPPFEADYDFHGSSAAIEFAVSVLNVKHIIVCGHSFCGACRTLYKSIDENDIGLVHVKKWLELGQKAKNYVLTNYLDLSAEEIYTKTEKTSVVYQLQNLLSYPEIKKRVEEKTLEIHGWYYRIQDGTILYYDTSDEKFKELEEKKTL; translated from the coding sequence ATGGGGTTTGAACAATTAATACAGGGGAATTTAACTTTTAAAAATTCAAGATTTAAAGACTATAAAGATGATTTTAATACATTAGTAGAAAAAGGACAAAATCCTGATGTATTATTTATAGGATGTAGTGATAGTAGAGTTGTACCTGATTTAATAATGGATTCTAAGCCAGGTGATATGTTTATTTTAAGAAATGTGGGAAATTTTGTTCCACCTTTTGAAGCTGATTATGACTTTCACGGAAGTTCAGCAGCAATTGAATTTGCAGTAAGCGTATTAAATGTAAAACATATTATCGTGTGTGGGCACTCTTTTTGTGGTGCTTGTAGAACACTTTATAAAAGTATAGATGAAAATGATATTGGATTAGTTCACGTAAAAAAATGGTTAGAGTTAGGTCAAAAAGCAAAAAATTATGTATTAACTAACTATTTAGATTTATCAGCAGAAGAGATTTATACAAAAACAGAAAAAACTTCAGTTGTATATCAATTACAAAATCTTTTATCTTATCCAGAAATTAAAAAAAGAGTAGAAGAAAAAACTCTTGAAATTCATGGTTGGTATTATCGAATTCAAGATGGTACAATTTTATATTATGATACTTCAGATGAGAAGTTTAAAGAATTAGAAGAAAAAAAGACTCTTTAA
- the rraA gene encoding ribonuclease E activity regulator RraA, whose product MSFSTADICDDFRDKAKIQVLSPKFKSYGGKTSFQGEVITVKLDKSNWLLLSMLKDERGDGKVVVVDVDQAYYGIVGDRLMAFAKNNNYEAIIINGYVRDTNETVNIDVGLYAIGTCPQRNFEKTDSARDVELNFEGIKVNSGDYIYADYDGVIITEEKLV is encoded by the coding sequence ATGAGTTTTAGTACTGCAGATATATGCGATGACTTTAGAGATAAAGCTAAAATACAAGTACTTTCTCCAAAGTTTAAATCATATGGAGGAAAAACAAGTTTTCAAGGTGAAGTAATTACTGTAAAATTAGACAAAAGCAATTGGCTACTACTTTCAATGTTAAAAGATGAAAGAGGTGATGGGAAAGTAGTTGTTGTGGATGTTGACCAAGCATATTATGGAATTGTTGGTGATAGATTAATGGCATTTGCAAAAAATAACAATTATGAAGCAATCATCATCAATGGATATGTAAGAGATACAAATGAAACAGTAAATATTGATGTTGGATTATATGCAATTGGAACTTGTCCTCAAAGAAACTTTGAAAAAACTGATTCTGCAAGAGATGTTGAATTAAACTTTGAAGGTATTAAAGTTAATAGCGGTGATTATATTTATGCTGATTATGACGGTGTAATTATCACTGAAGAAAAACTTGTATAA
- a CDS encoding carbonic anhydrase, translating to MKKTMIYICIVAIIALFLSDGDKKHEKLAHWGYAGEEAPANWANLDTRYNMCKDGKHQSPINLTSDNVIDANLGDITFYDDSFASTFENNGHTLKVNFKSGNMIEYGSKEYSLLQMHFHTPSENQIDGKSFPMEAHLVHKDANGNLLVIAVMFEQSDESNVILNKLIKKLPSKVGDKRELESDIYGYDILPEDREFYSFDGSLTTPPCSEGVKWIVLKNPVGISDSQLEDFKNIMQENNRPIQEKNNRYILE from the coding sequence ATGAAGAAGACTATGATATACATATGTATAGTTGCAATTATTGCACTGTTTTTATCAGATGGTGATAAAAAACATGAAAAGCTAGCTCATTGGGGTTATGCAGGTGAAGAAGCTCCAGCAAATTGGGCTAATCTTGACACTAGATATAATATGTGTAAAGATGGTAAACATCAATCACCTATCAATCTTACAAGTGATAATGTAATTGATGCAAATTTAGGTGATATTACATTTTATGATGATTCATTTGCAAGTACTTTTGAAAATAATGGCCATACATTAAAAGTGAACTTTAAAAGTGGAAATATGATTGAGTATGGTTCAAAAGAGTACTCACTATTACAAATGCACTTTCATACACCAAGTGAAAATCAAATTGATGGAAAAAGTTTCCCAATGGAAGCACACTTAGTTCATAAAGATGCAAATGGAAATTTACTTGTAATTGCTGTTATGTTTGAACAATCTGATGAATCAAATGTAATTTTAAATAAACTTATTAAAAAACTTCCTTCAAAAGTAGGTGATAAAAGAGAGTTAGAATCTGATATTTACGGTTATGATATATTACCAGAAGATAGAGAGTTTTATAGCTTTGATGGTTCTTTAACAACACCACCTTGTAGTGAAGGTGTAAAATGGATAGTATTAAAAAATCCAGTTGGAATATCTGATAGTCAATTAGAAGATTTTAAAAATATTATGCAAGAGAATAATAGACCAATTCAAGAAAAAAATAATAGATATATTTTAGAATAG
- a CDS encoding UvrD-helicase domain-containing protein translates to MNFTDEQLEIINSKEHSFKINAVAGSGKTTTLLEYARQFPTLRILYLAYNKSLQTSLEQKLHKLRISNMQVKTIHSLAYNKMQAWNFRLTHDLKMQTIASCVKEFERTRGYEPTPNYLALIKDIVNFYCNSSIINIDSKLLQSYKKYSNLDAKILKLLKLREDNILNHTKHILTSMKNNKIESTHDFYLKFFYLNKRISSNLGYDLILVDEAQDISDVMIAIVENQNCKRVYVGDSFQQIYSFRFAINALDKIKLPIYNLSKSFRFSNQLAKTIETNLNEIYEKNELKKLKIFGLEDKVSKVGKNVVDYDKQFCVISRTSFALIKEVIKFLKQKKEYKIYFEGGYNSYSFMNQTVYSIFYLKQKKYDKVTVEEIKEFVSIEELEEYAKDTKNQEYLNIIKFINTYNDNIFEINKQIKENLTLDKNSADIIFTTAHKSKGMQYSQVVMCDDDFISNKEILNKKNKFNNLKVNEELNIYYVAATRTIDALNMAELHLDYSSEHTEHTSKTTYPKKSKKKLPMRKLKQLQDEWLKSNNIKQY, encoded by the coding sequence ATGAATTTTACAGACGAACAACTTGAGATAATAAACTCAAAAGAACACTCATTTAAAATAAATGCAGTAGCAGGAAGTGGTAAAACTACCACTTTACTGGAATATGCAAGACAATTTCCTACTCTTAGAATCTTATATCTTGCATATAATAAATCTTTGCAAACATCACTTGAACAAAAACTGCATAAACTAAGAATTTCAAATATGCAAGTAAAAACTATTCATTCACTTGCTTATAACAAAATGCAAGCTTGGAACTTTAGACTAACACACGATTTGAAAATGCAAACAATTGCATCTTGTGTAAAAGAGTTTGAAAGAACAAGAGGATATGAACCAACACCTAATTATCTTGCTTTGATAAAAGATATTGTTAATTTTTACTGTAATAGTTCAATAATAAACATAGATTCTAAACTTCTGCAAAGTTATAAAAAGTATTCAAATTTAGATGCAAAAATACTAAAACTTCTAAAATTAAGAGAAGATAATATTTTAAATCATACAAAACATATATTAACTTCTATGAAAAACAATAAAATAGAATCAACTCATGATTTTTACTTAAAATTTTTCTATTTAAATAAAAGAATCTCTTCAAACTTAGGGTATGACCTAATTTTAGTAGATGAAGCACAAGATATCTCAGATGTTATGATAGCAATAGTTGAAAACCAAAACTGTAAAAGAGTCTATGTGGGAGATAGTTTTCAACAAATATACTCTTTTAGATTTGCAATAAATGCCTTAGATAAGATAAAACTACCAATATATAACTTAAGTAAAAGCTTTAGATTTTCTAATCAATTAGCAAAAACAATAGAAACAAATCTAAATGAAATATACGAAAAAAACGAACTAAAAAAGCTAAAAATATTTGGACTTGAAGATAAAGTATCTAAAGTTGGAAAAAATGTAGTTGATTATGATAAACAGTTTTGTGTAATAAGTAGAACCAGTTTTGCACTGATAAAAGAAGTAATAAAATTTTTAAAACAAAAAAAAGAGTACAAAATATATTTTGAAGGTGGATATAACTCATATTCTTTTATGAATCAAACAGTTTACTCTATTTTTTATCTAAAACAAAAAAAGTATGACAAAGTAACAGTTGAAGAGATTAAAGAGTTTGTTTCTATTGAAGAGCTTGAAGAGTACGCCAAAGATACAAAAAATCAAGAGTATCTAAATATCATCAAGTTTATAAATACTTACAACGATAATATATTTGAAATAAACAAACAAATCAAAGAAAACCTAACACTAGATAAAAATAGTGCTGATATCATCTTTACAACTGCACATAAATCAAAAGGTATGCAATACTCACAAGTTGTAATGTGTGATGATGACTTTATATCAAATAAAGAGATATTAAATAAAAAGAACAAATTTAATAATCTTAAAGTAAATGAAGAATTAAATATATACTATGTAGCTGCTACAAGAACAATAGATGCACTGAATATGGCAGAATTACACTTGGATTATTCAAGTGAACATACAGAGCATACAAGCAAGACAACTTATCCAAAAAAAAGCAAAAAAAAGCTTCCTATGAGAAAATTAAAACAGCTTCAAGATGAGTGGCTAAAATCTAACAATATTAAACAATATTGA
- a CDS encoding GNAT family N-acetyltransferase yields MTILTTNRLILRTFKNTDIDTLYKDIFNCSDVVKYTFGNENFTYEQTKDFINKNCNFKDKIGLSIIEKKDTSEIIGLGGVLQCNYLDDVDYEIGFILSKKFWKQGFAKEIGQAQIDFIKDEFKAKRALALVDTNNNASINTIKSLGFDYLKNIKTSDSRKQRDVYILKF; encoded by the coding sequence TTGACTATCTTAACTACAAACAGACTTATTTTAAGAACATTTAAAAACACAGACATTGATACTTTATATAAAGATATATTTAATTGCAGTGATGTTGTAAAATATACATTTGGCAATGAAAACTTCACATACGAACAAACAAAAGACTTTATAAATAAAAATTGCAATTTCAAGGACAAAATTGGCCTTAGTATTATTGAAAAAAAAGATACAAGTGAAATAATAGGACTTGGTGGAGTTTTACAGTGTAATTATTTAGATGATGTTGATTATGAAATAGGATTTATTCTTAGTAAAAAGTTTTGGAAACAAGGCTTTGCAAAAGAGATAGGTCAAGCACAAATTGATTTCATAAAAGATGAATTTAAAGCAAAAAGAGCACTTGCACTAGTAGATACAAATAACAATGCTTCAATAAATACGATAAAATCACTTGGATTTGACTATCTAAAAAATATAAAAACATCAGATTCAAGAAAACAAAGAGATGTTTATATACTTAAGTTTTAG
- a CDS encoding sensor histidine kinase, with the protein MLVEQLALTYKCHSAIGNSLDLKEMLKEVLKTFLNETFALYGSFYLYDENKKILNKVISIGKVKDFDIEEYSDVYDSFNILDNRKDRTQRVLILPLDRGLMFFVYSKKSMNMSFLGSMFQGLAHKLNISIDSCLNVKIMKKRNEKLKALAIELERQRKELVEANKYKNDFLANMSHELKTPLNSIIVISSVMKKNKKGKLDDEQVKNMNIINNCGNDLLVLINDILDISKIEAGELSLNLKRLNVEEIIDILYDSMKPLADDKNINFIKNFNIDNYEILSDESRIKQIVKNLLSNAFKFTEDGKVEIKVEESKEDIFISVIDEGIGIGEDKLKNIFDRFKQADGSTTRKYGGTGLGLAISKELSHLLGGDISVTSKVGKGSTFKVTLPKKVVIKNVSDDKVDISSGNDSKVKTDEIVFFDMDDSDKMVEEEQSNFENLLIVKGDHATLFSVIVAFKKDGVVVEHSNSIESAQKMLQNNTFDAVIFDEENCKGIDIEGFIKTANENNIVLVSISNECIIASDICIKREEVDNTLVKKVTNLVREKKKNS; encoded by the coding sequence ATGTTAGTAGAACAATTAGCTTTAACTTATAAATGTCACAGTGCAATTGGAAATAGTTTAGATTTAAAAGAGATGTTAAAAGAGGTTTTAAAGACTTTTTTAAATGAAACTTTTGCTTTATATGGAAGCTTTTATTTGTATGATGAAAATAAAAAGATTTTAAATAAAGTAATTAGTATAGGAAAAGTAAAAGACTTTGATATAGAAGAGTATAGTGATGTTTATGATAGTTTTAATATCTTAGATAATAGAAAAGATAGAACTCAAAGGGTTTTAATACTTCCTTTAGATAGAGGCTTGATGTTTTTTGTTTATAGTAAAAAAAGTATGAATATGAGTTTTTTGGGTTCTATGTTTCAAGGCTTAGCACATAAACTAAATATTAGTATTGATTCATGTCTAAATGTAAAGATTATGAAAAAAAGAAATGAGAAGTTAAAAGCTCTTGCTATTGAACTTGAAAGACAAAGAAAAGAACTAGTAGAAGCAAATAAATATAAAAATGACTTCTTAGCAAATATGAGTCACGAACTAAAAACTCCACTAAATTCTATTATTGTAATCTCATCTGTAATGAAAAAAAACAAAAAAGGTAAACTTGATGATGAGCAAGTAAAAAATATGAACATAATAAACAATTGTGGAAATGATTTACTTGTTTTGATAAATGATATTTTAGATATTTCTAAAATTGAAGCTGGGGAATTATCTTTAAATCTAAAAAGATTAAATGTTGAAGAGATTATAGATATTTTATATGATTCGATGAAGCCTTTAGCCGATGATAAAAATATCAATTTTATTAAAAATTTCAATATCGATAATTATGAGATATTAAGTGATGAATCAAGAATAAAACAGATTGTAAAAAATCTACTTAGTAATGCTTTTAAATTTACAGAAGATGGAAAAGTTGAGATAAAAGTAGAAGAGAGCAAAGAAGATATCTTTATATCTGTAATAGATGAAGGTATTGGAATAGGTGAGGATAAATTAAAAAATATTTTTGATAGATTTAAGCAAGCTGATGGAAGTACTACTAGAAAATATGGTGGAACTGGATTGGGGCTTGCAATTTCTAAAGAGTTGTCACATCTTTTAGGTGGAGATATCTCAGTAACTAGTAAAGTTGGTAAAGGAAGTACATTTAAAGTTACTTTACCTAAAAAAGTTGTAATCAAAAATGTTTCAGATGATAAAGTTGATATTTCAAGTGGAAATGATTCAAAAGTAAAAACAGATGAAATTGTATTTTTTGATATGGATGATAGTGATAAAATGGTTGAAGAAGAACAATCAAATTTTGAAAACTTACTAATAGTAAAAGGCGACCACGCAACGCTATTTTCTGTTATTGTTGCATTTAAAAAAGATGGTGTTGTAGTTGAACATAGTAATTCCATAGAAAGTGCACAAAAAATGCTTCAAAATAATACTTTTGATGCAGTGATATTTGATGAAGAAAATTGCAAAGGTATTGATATAGAAGGTTTTATCAAAACTGCAAATGAAAATAATATAGTATTAGTTTCTATTTCAAATGAGTGTATTATTGCTTCAGATATTTGTATTAAACGAGAAGAAGTTGATAATACTTTAGTAAAAAAAGTTACAAATTTAGTAAGAGAAAAAAAGAAAAATAGCTAA